In the Anser cygnoides isolate HZ-2024a breed goose chromosome 27, Taihu_goose_T2T_genome, whole genome shotgun sequence genome, one interval contains:
- the RFXANK gene encoding DNA-binding protein RFXANK isoform X1 produces the protein MEGEEAAARLMEAPLSDEDAQELPEEGENGAEGAAAAEELTGTGDTEDGGVPVGLLRPDGDMLCSSSVDGGADTLLKPSTASMDRQRSTELSALDSFPLKHSNTLTNRQRGNEVSALPATLDTLSVHQLAAQGELSQLKEHLRKGENLVNKRDERGFTPLIWAAAFGEIETVRHLLEWGADPHALAKERESALSLASMGGYTDIVIMLLERNADINIYDWNGGTPLLYAVRGNHVKCVEALLARGADLTTEADSGYTPMDLAVALGHKKGKCPLHTWQGDLTSLCSKPTGSSQPSSGLSLTFHHSCLLCHAEKLSQRSQARSCSPCSPSKPELCWQRDWDRGDRPLQKGIFQLPIGKQEPNSDQVLPTADLGSKRLGFPGFHLSPFSPPH, from the exons ATGGAAGGCGAAGAAGCAGCCGCTCGTCTCATGGAGGCTCCCCTGAGTGATGAGGACGCCCAAGAGCTTCCAGAAGAGGGTGAGAATGGAGCTGAAGGAGCAGCGGCCGCGGAGGAGCTGACTGGGACTGGGGACACAGAGGAtgggggtgtccccgtggggCTCCTGCGGCCAGACGGGGACATGTTGTGCTCCAGCTCTGTGGACG GTGGAGCAGACACTCTTCTGAAGCCCTCAACTGCCTCGATGGACAGGCAGAGGAGCACTGAGCTCTCAGCCCTTGACA gcttccccCTGAAGCACTCGAACACGCTGACGAACAGGCAGCGCGGCAACGAGGTCTCGGCCCTCCCAGCCACGCTGGACA CGCTGTCCGTTCACCAGCTAGCTGCCCAAGGTGAGCTCAGCCAGCTGAAGGAGCATCTTCGGAAAG GTGAGAACTTGGTAAATAAACGTGACGAGAGAGGTTTCACGCCACTGATCTGGGCTGCAGCCTTTGGAGAGATCGAAACGGTCCGTCACCTGCTGGAATGG GGTGCTGACCCCCACGCGCTGGCGAAGGAGCGGGAGAGCGCCCTGTCCCTGGCCAGCATGGGCGGCTACACCGACATCGTCATCATGCTGCTGGAGAGGAACGCGGACATCAACATCTACGACTGG AACGGCGGCACTCCTCTGCTCTACGCCGTGCGCGGCAATCACGTCAAGTGTGTCGAGGCCCTACTAG CTCGCGGTGCCGACCTGACGACAGAAGCAGATTCTGGCTACACCCCGATGGATCTGGCCGTGGCCCTGGGACACAAGAAAGGCAAGTGTCCCTTGCACACGTGGCAGGGAGACCTGACTTCCCTCTGCAGCAAGCCtacaggcagctcccagcccagctcagggCTTTCTTTGACCTTCCACcacagctgcctgctctgccatGCAGAGAAACTGAGCCAGAGAAGTCAAGCTAGGTCCTGTTCCCCTTGCTCCCCCTCCAAaccagagctgtgctggcagcgggACTGGGACAGGGGAGATAGgcccctgcagaaagggattttCCAGCTTCCCATTGGAAAACAGGAGCCAAACAGTGACCAAGTCCTGCCCACAGCAGACCTGGGTTCTAAGAGGCTTGGCTTCCCTG
- the RFXANK gene encoding DNA-binding protein RFXANK isoform X2 encodes MEGEEAAARLMEAPLSDEDAQELPEEGENGAEGAAAAEELTGTGDTEDGGVPVGLLRPDGDMLCSSSVDGGADTLLKPSTASMDRQRSTELSALDSFPLKHSNTLTNRQRGNEVSALPATLDTLSVHQLAAQGELSQLKEHLRKGENLVNKRDERGFTPLIWAAAFGEIETVRHLLEWGADPHALAKERESALSLASMGGYTDIVIMLLERNADINIYDWNGGTPLLYAVRGNHVKCVEALLARGADLTTEADSGYTPMDLAVALGHKKVQQVIENHILKLFQNKGLE; translated from the exons ATGGAAGGCGAAGAAGCAGCCGCTCGTCTCATGGAGGCTCCCCTGAGTGATGAGGACGCCCAAGAGCTTCCAGAAGAGGGTGAGAATGGAGCTGAAGGAGCAGCGGCCGCGGAGGAGCTGACTGGGACTGGGGACACAGAGGAtgggggtgtccccgtggggCTCCTGCGGCCAGACGGGGACATGTTGTGCTCCAGCTCTGTGGACG GTGGAGCAGACACTCTTCTGAAGCCCTCAACTGCCTCGATGGACAGGCAGAGGAGCACTGAGCTCTCAGCCCTTGACA gcttccccCTGAAGCACTCGAACACGCTGACGAACAGGCAGCGCGGCAACGAGGTCTCGGCCCTCCCAGCCACGCTGGACA CGCTGTCCGTTCACCAGCTAGCTGCCCAAGGTGAGCTCAGCCAGCTGAAGGAGCATCTTCGGAAAG GTGAGAACTTGGTAAATAAACGTGACGAGAGAGGTTTCACGCCACTGATCTGGGCTGCAGCCTTTGGAGAGATCGAAACGGTCCGTCACCTGCTGGAATGG GGTGCTGACCCCCACGCGCTGGCGAAGGAGCGGGAGAGCGCCCTGTCCCTGGCCAGCATGGGCGGCTACACCGACATCGTCATCATGCTGCTGGAGAGGAACGCGGACATCAACATCTACGACTGG AACGGCGGCACTCCTCTGCTCTACGCCGTGCGCGGCAATCACGTCAAGTGTGTCGAGGCCCTACTAG CTCGCGGTGCCGACCTGACGACAGAAGCAGATTCTGGCTACACCCCGATGGATCTGGCCGTGGCCCTGGGACACAAGAAAG